Below is a genomic region from Citrobacter telavivensis.
CCGCTGGGCGCGCCGTATAAAATTGCGCCGACGCCCATCTCCGGCGATGCAATACTGCCGGAACCGATGCTGGACGTCTTTTTTGCCGCCAGACAACACCCAATGCCCATGATGATTGGCTCGAACAGCGATGAAGCCAGCGTGATGGCCGTCTTTGGCATCGACCTTGCCGGGCAAATCCAGAAACTACGTCGTGAACGCAGGCTGGGACTCGGCCTGATTAAGCTGCTGTATCCGGGTGTGAAGGGCGATGAAGAGCTGGGGCGGCATGTGTGTCGGGATATGGCGTTTACGGCATTGGGCTATGTGGTGATGCAGGCGCAGCAGCGGGTTGGCGAACCGTGCTGGCGTTACTGGTTCGATTACGTTGCGGAAACGGAGCATCACACCTACGCCAACGGCGCATGGCATGGCAATGAAGTGCCTTATGTTTTTGATACATTGATGCTCGCCGAGCCCTCGCGCAATTACGTGAACGCTAACGATCTCGCTTTTGCCGCCCACGTTGCGGATTACTGGGTCAATTTCGCCCGTCATGCCAGCCGGTCTTGCGATGTGCTTCACGGACCGGTCCGCTGGCCTGCCTGTATTCAGGGCCGCGATCGGTTGTTGCGCATTGGGCTGAACAAGTTCGCCGGATTTAAGGTTGAGAACCGGTTCATGCGGGCGCGGCTTTCGCTCTTTAAACGGGTGATGGCCCACCATGTCAGTCTCGACTAACTTTGCACAAGCTGAAAGTTTGTGCGGGAAAATTTACGTGGGAATCAGTCTGTTCTCATCGACACGAAATATTTTCCGTTTTGTTCAGATAATCAGCGGCCAACAATTGGATTCTTAATGAATTTTGTCTAGAGTGAGCGGTCAGAATTATGCAACTTCTTGCCGCTGTCGAGCGCCAGCGCGGGACCCTTCACATGACCAGAAGGATTTACTTTCAGGTATGAATCGCAGACGATTTATTAAAGGTTCAATGGCAATGGCCGCCGTGTGCGGTACCAGCGGTATTGCTTCACTCTTCACCCGTGCTGCTTATGCGGCGGAATCCGACATTGCAGACGGACAAACCGTCCGCTTTGATTTTTCCGTACTGCAATCCATGGCGCACGATCTCGCGCAGAAACCGTGGGGCGGTGCGCCGCGTGCGTTGCCTAATACGCTGGCGAATCTGACGCCGCAGGCCTACAACAGTATTCAGTACGATGCCGCGCAATCGCTGTGGAACAACGTCGAAGACCGCCAGTTGGATGCGCAGTTCTTCCACGTCGGGATGGGCTTTCGTCGCCGCGTACGCATGTTCTCCGTTGATTCCAGCACCCATCAGGCGCGTGAGATCCACTTCCGTCCGGAACTGTTTAAATACAATGATGCCGGCGTTGATACCAAACAACTGGAAGGGCAAACCGATCTCGGCTTTGCCGGTTTTCGCGTCTTCAAAGCGCCCGAACTGGCGCGTCGCGACGTCGTCTCCTTCCTTGGCGCAAGCTATTTCCGTGCGGTTGATGATACCTATCAGTACGGGCTTTCCGCGCGCGGTCTGGCAATTGACACCTACACCGACACCAAAGAAGAGTTCCCGGATTTCACCGCCTTCTGGTTCGATACGGTGAAACCAGGCGCCACCTCGTTTACCGTGTACGCGCTGCTGGACAGCCCGAGCATCACCGGTGCCTATAAGTTCGTGATTCACTGCGAGAAGAGCCAGGTGATCATGGATGTCGAAAATCGTCTCTATGCCCGCAAAGACATCAAACAGTTGGGCATCGCCCCGATGACCAGTATGTTCAGCTGCGGCAATAACGAACGCCGCATGTGCGACACCATTCATCCGCAGATCCACGACTCCGATCGACTGGCGATGTGGCGCGGTAACGGCGAGTGGATCTGCCGCCCGCTGAACAATCCGCAGAAGCTGCAATTCAACGCCTATACCGATAACAATCCGAAAGGGTTCGGCCTGCTGCAACTGGACCGCGATTTTACCCACTATCAGGACATCATGGGCTGGTACAACAAGCGCCCAAGCCTGTGGGTTGAACCGCGTAACCAGTGGGGCAAAGGCACCATCGGCCTGATGGAGATCCCGACGACTGGCGAAACGCTGGATAACGTGGTCTGCTTCTGGCAGCCGGAAAAAGCCATCGAAGCGGGTGACGAGCTGGAATACAAATACCGTCTGTACTGGAGCGCACAGCCGCCGGTCCGTTCGCCGCTGGCGCGCGTGATGGCGACCCGCACCGGTATGGGTGGATTCCCGGAAGGCTGGGCACCGGGTGAGCACTATCCGGAGAAATGGGCACGGCGTTTTGCGGTCGATTTCGTGGGTGGCGATCTGAAAGCGGCCGCGCCGAAAGGCATTGAGCCGGTGATTACGTTGTCCAGCGGTGAAGCGAAACAGATTGAGATCCTCTACGTTGAACCGTTTGACGGTTATCGCATCCAGTTCGACTGGTACCCGACGTCTGACTCGACCGATCCGGTGGATATGCGTATGTTCCTGCGCTGTCAGGGAGAGGCGATCAGTGAAACCTGGCTGTATCAGTATTTCCCGCCTGCGCCGGATAAACGTAACTACGTCGACGACCGCGTGATGCGTTAATCGACGCCGACGCCCTTCGTTATGCGAAGGGCGTCATCAGAGATGAGCGTGAAATATCTGTACAGGAATTAAACACGATCCCGTTCGCATTTTTCCCTAAGTCAAATGAGTAAGCTGAAGGAGTGTATTTCTTATACACATGGTTTATCACTAACAGGGAGAGCGTATGTTTCCAGAATACAGAGATCTGATTTCCCGACTGAAATCCGAGAATCCTCGCTTTCTGTCTCTTTTCGAAAAGCACAACAACCTTGATCATGAAATTGCCAGGCTGGAAGGTTCCGATGGTCGGGGATACAATCTCGAAGTCGTTCGTCTGAAAAAACAGAAACTCCAGCTTAAGGACGATATGCTCAAAATACTGCAGAAAGAAAGCGTTGATGCGGGGTAATCCGCGTTGATGAGCCGCTAACCGCACAGAAGGAAAACCACGCTTTTTCCTTCTGTGTCAGCAAGCTAAGCCGCCGGCCCTGGCGGCTTTTTTGTGCCTGTCATTCAGCGATGTGGCAACACCAGATGACATCCCGCGTGGGTGTAGCGCTGCACAATGTCATCCGCGAGCGCGCTGTCGCTGATGATCGTTTTAATACATGAGAGCGTGGCCACCGCGTGAGGTTCGACGGCATCAAACTTTGAATGATCGGCCATCAGCACCACGTCGCGGGCGCGTTGAATAATCCGCGTTTTAACGCCGACTTCGAACATCGTCGCGTTGGTGATCCCCGTTGCCAGCGACAGCGCATCGCAGGAGATAAAGGCCCGTTCTACCGAAAACGCATTGATCATCTCCAGCGCCAGGCTCTCACCCACCGAAAAGTAACCCGGACGAATCAGTCCGCCGATGATGTAGCTCTCGACGTGCGGAAAACAGCCCAGCTCATTGGCGATTTTGATGTCGTTACAGATGACTTTCACCCGCGCATCGGCCAGACATTTCGCCAGTTCCAGACAGGTGGAACCGGAATCAAGAAAGAAACAGTCGCCGTCTTTGATCATCGTGCGGGCCAGGGCGGCAATCTCTTTTTTGGCCTCCGCCTGCAATGTCCGTTTGACATCAAAAACATACTCTTTGTCATCCATGCTGTCGTCAAAATCAAGGCTGCCGTGACCGCGAATCATGCCGGGATACTGGCTGGCGATATACTGGAAATCACGACGGACGGTGGCCTCCGCATAGCCAAACAGTTCCATGGCCTGCTGGGTAGAGAGATGACGATGCTGCCACAGATAGTGCAGCATCTGTTTGATACGGTCAGGGCGCTGTTGGCTCATCGAAGCAATCTCCTCTTACAGTCCGGCAAACCGGGATAACGTGGCGTGATAGTTTTCTGATGAGAACAGCGCGCGTCCCACGACAAGATGCTGCGCGCCCGCTGTCGCCAGCTGTTGTGCAGCGGAAAGCGTTATGCCACCGTCGGCCCAGCACGCCGCTTCAGGAAAACAGTCGCGTACGCGACGGACCTTCTCACACAGGGCGGGAATGAACTGCTGACCGACGCCGTCGGGTTCGCTGGTCATGACCATCAGCGCATCCAGGTGTGGTGCCAGATAGCAATACGCGTCAACAGGGGTGGCCGGATTAAACGCCAGCCCGGCTTTCGCGCCGATAAGCCTTATTTGTGCCAGCGTTTCAGAAGGATATGCCAGCGCTTCAGCATGAACAAAAATCCACGCCGGTTTGAGTTCTGCCAGAGCAGAAAACCAGTCCTGTGGGCGGGAAATCATAAAATGAAATGAGAGGGGATGTGTCGTCTGCCGGGCGACGGCCTGCACGGTTTTGAGGCCAAAGGTAATGTTGTTAATAAAGCTGCTGTCTTCGATATCCAGATGCAGTGAACCCATATCGGCATCGGCCAGGGCAGTCAGCGTCGTCCCGTAGTGCAGTGGATCCGCCGACGCAAGAGAAGGGTGCAGAATCATCATCGCCTCCGTTATCCGCATACCTGCGCAAACAGCGCGGCGTCGGTTTGCGCTTGTCGCACCGCCGCGAGTCGTTCGGGTGAATCAATAAACTGACTGATGCGCTGGAGGGTGAGGATATGCGCATTGGCATCCGTCGCGCTGACGCACAGCAGCAGCCAGACCGGGTCGCATTCCTCATGACCAAACGCGACGGGCGTTTTAAGCGTCGTGATGCTGACCTGATTGTGGTTAGCCCCTTGTTCGGGCCGCGCATGGGGTAAGGCGATACCGGGGGCAATTAAATAGTACGGCCCCCAGTTCAGCGTGTTGTCGATAATGCCGTCCACGTAGCCCGGTTGCGCAGCGCCAAAGGTAATCAGCGGGCGAGCGGCGATCTCGACGGCCTGGCGCCAGTCTTTGGCCTCGCGCTGTGTCTGCACCCACTTAACATCGTTTATCATCAGTCGTTGACTCCTTGCCGGTTAGGGTTACTCTGATAGCGATCCCCGTCGAGACTTTTGACGAAGGCGGCAGGGATCGCTGTACTACCGGGGGTAAGCGCTCTGCTTATCCCCTTTTTTATTGCCGTATATGATGCACTTTTTCCATAAACCGACTGACCCGCGCCTGATCGACAAAGTTGGCGAAAACGCCGTCCTTTTTAAAGGTGGTGGCCGTTACGCAACCGTCAGCAATGCTAAGCTGTTCCTCAACGTTTTCCAGACACACGCCGGTATTCGCCAGCACCACGGTATCCGGCACCGTCTCTTTTACCCGCTTTAGCAGGGCGCTGTCGGTGCGTGCGCCCGCCGTCAGACCAGAGACGCAGAGGGCATCCGGATGGTTGTTAAAGACGGTGGATTTCGCAATGGAACAAATATCGCGATTGCCCAGATATACCGCCGCTTCAGGCACAATATTGAACAGCGTTTTGACCCCACCCGCGCCGATGCGGTGCTGATGACGTATGGTCTCACCGACGTTGGTGTCCCAGACGCCGAAGTCGCTGGCGTAGGCACCGGTAAAAATCTCGCGAATAAACGATGCGCCCGTCGCCATAGCCAGGTCGAACGACGCGACCGGATCCCACAGCACATTGACGCCAAACGGGATGCGGATTTCGCTCATCAGTTGTCCAATCACCCTCGCCATTGCCGCGGTGGTTTCCGGGCGAACCTTCGTGAGATAGGGGAGACTAAACTCGTTGGAAAACATCACGGCATCCACGCCGCCATTTTGTAGCGCCAGCAGATCGTCCCGGGCGCGGTCGATCACCCAGTTCATCCCTTTCTGCGCATCAAAGCTCGGGTCGCCGGGCAATGCGCGCAAATGGCACATGGCAATAACAGCTTTTTCCGTTCCAATAACCTCTTTCAGCCAACTCATTGAAGGTACTCCTTATTCCGATAGTTCACGTTTACGTAAGAACAGCACGACGCTGGCGACGATACCCACCGCCACGACGACGCCAATAATGCCAAGCGACATCAGCTCCGAAATTGACCAGCCAAACATGTTGCCTACGGACAGTGCAGAGATTTGCGCGTTTTCACCGGCAAAGCTGAAACCGCCCTTAAGCGCCATGTCGGTGAAGTAGGGGGCAAACTGCGTGGCGATCAGCAGGACGGTGACCATGACAATCACGCCGCTGATTAAGGTGCGAATCAGGTCGCCGCGATGGATAACCGTCGCCATACAGATAAAGAACGGTGCGACGGGCAGGTCGGCAAGCGGCAGCACTTTGTTGCCGGGCAAGATGCTGGCGAGAATCAACATGATAGGGATCAGCAACAGGCCAACGGCAATGGTGGTGGGGTGACCCAGCGTGACGGCGGTATCCAGACCGATATACACCTCACGTCCCTTAAAATGCTTCTGGAAGAATTTACGTGCGCCGTCGGAGATGGGGAGTAACCCTTCAACAATCAGACGGATCATGCGCGGGAACAGCACCATAATCGCCGCGACGGTGATCATCAGGCTGGCGCAGCCTTTAAATCCTTCACCCGCCGCGAGACCAAAGATCAGACCGAGCACCACGCCGATAATGACCGGGTCGCCGACCATGCCGTAGCGTTTCTGGATCTCCTGGGCATCAATGTTGCGTCCTTTCATAAACGGAATTTTTTCGTAGATGGCATCGAGGAGAACGAACAGTGGTACCGAACTGGAACCATAGCCCTGCGGAATGGAGATCCCCTCCAGTCCGACGATGTTCTGCACGCGCTTAGCCGTCCAGTCGGCCATTTTCAGCGACAATGCCGCGTGGCAAATGGCACCCAGCACGCCATAAATCAGACTGCCGGTCATTAACTGGACCACGGTGCCGGTAATGGCGTAGTGCCAGTAGTTATAGATATCGACGTTCATGGTTTTGGTCAGACGGGTGACCAGCATCGCGACGTTGAGCAGAAAAATAATCGGGATAATCATTGCGCCAATGGCGGTGGCGTACCCGACGCCAGAGGCCGGTCCTGCGCCGACGTCAAACACATGCAGGGTCAGACCAAAGCGTTCAATCATCACTTTGATGGGCGGACTGAGGCTGTCGATCGCCATGACGATCACCAGCCCCATTCCGACAAAACCAATCCCTACCGTGACCCCGGCTTTGATCGCCTGCAGCCAGGGAATACGGAAGATCAACCCAATCACAATCATGATGATGGGAACAAAGACGGTACCACCGAGAGACAGGATGTAGTCAAACATAATGCCTCCTTGTTATTGCGTTAACAGTGCCTTGATTTCTTGCTTCAAGGCGTCGTCGTTAATTCCCGTTAGCAGTGCCGCGCCGTTTAACGTGGGAATACCGTAATCGTTATTGGTACGCATGGACGTCACAATCAGGTCCATGCCGTTACAATTCAGCGGGATCTCATTGAGACAACACTGGGCGGTGCTTGCCGGAATGCCTTGTTCAGCAAGGAACTCCTGCAACTTGTGCGCAATCATGGTTGACGTCGACATGCCGGTACCGCATGCCACAAGGATCTTTTTCATAATGGATTTGCCTCTTGTGTAGTGCCTGAATCAGGCTCAACGGGAAAGTGCCCGGCTGGCATACCAGCCAGGGCGGTCAATAAGCGAATGCAGTCAGTCAAATCGCGCAGACTGGCGACCTCCGCGGGAGAATGGGTATAGCGACAAGGGATAGAGAGGCTGACGCAGGGAATGCCGTCCTGCTCAACCTGGATATAGCCCGTTTCGGTGATAACACCGGGCGCGACTTCGCGCTGCACGGGAATATGGTGCGCAAGGGCCGTTTGCTCAAGCATGTGGATCAGTCGCGGTGGCGTGATTAAACCGGCCAGCGTGCCACGTCCGTGATAGTTCAGGCAGGTGATGCCGACCCCCTGGTTGACCCGGACGTCGGAGTAGTCCTGCAGATCCGGCGTATCGCATGACGGCGTGATATCAATGCCGATGGCGAGATCCGGCTTAACGCGGCGTAAAACCGGGACAATGCCGCGGATGTTGAACTCTTCCTGCACGGACGCCACCAGATAAACCGCGATATCCAGCGACGCTGTGCCGATGGCATCCGCCACGCCCAGCAGCGCCGTGCACCCCAGACGATCGTCCAGCGCTTTGCTGCACACGAGATCGTTCGCCAGCAGTTGCGGTGGGTTATACAGCGTAACCGGCGTACCGACCTGGATGCCCATCCGCAGGGCGTCGGCTTTATCCTTCGCGCCGATATCAATCCACAGTTTATCGACGCAAGGTGATTGCGTGCGTTCATCCCCCTTTGCAAAGTGGTACGCCTTAATGCCGATGCATCCCATCACCGGGCCATTATCTCCGGCGAGCGTGACGACCGAACCGGACATAGTGACCTGCGCCGGGCCGCCCACACGTTCGAAGCGCAAAAATCCCGACGGCTCAATTTTGCGCACCATAAAGCCGACTTCATCCATGTGGGCAAACATCATCAGTCGCAAGGCATTCGGGTTATCGCTACCGTAGCGGGCGACGACATTTCCTAACCGATCGCGCCAGACCTCTTTTGCCTGACGTTTAAATTCGCGTAGCATGACCTCAGCGACGCTGTTTTCATGCCCTGAAACGGCATTGAGATGCAAAAGCGAGAACAGTGTTTCCTGCACAGAAAATGACATAAGGATCTCCGTAGAAGATAAAACAATCACTCGTTGAGCGTTTTATAGGCGCTGGCTGGGCGAATAATTGTGAGCAGTCTCACGTGGAAATAGCGAAAGTAGAGGAAATAAAAAATAATGTGAGGTAAGTAGAATAAAAACGCTCAATGCTGATGAATGTCTGAACGCGGGAGGAAGAATACGGGTGAGTGAAATTATTGAGATCAATGACACGCTACAACTACGGGCGGTAGAGGAATGTCACGTTGCCGGGCTGTATCAACTGGTACGTAAAAACAGTGCCTGGCTACAGCAGTTTTTAGACTGGCCGCAATACGTCAACGCTGAAGAGGATTCGCGAAAATCCGTGCAGGGCAACATGATGCTCCACCAGCGGGGCTATGCCAAAATGTTCCTGATTTTCGACGGCGAGGAGATGCTGGGCGTGCTGTCGTTTAATCAGATCGAGCCGTTGAACAAAGCGGCTTATATCGGTTACTGGATAGATGAAGCGCAGCAGGGGAAAGGGATCCTGTCGCGCGCGTTGCAGGCGTTTATTCATCACTATGCCGGGCGAGGCGAAATTCGCCGCTTTGTTATCAAATGTCGGGTAAAAAATCTGGCAAGCAATCAGGTGGCACAGCGCAATGGCTTTACGCTTGAAGGCTGCCTGAAGCAGGCGGAGTTCCTGAACGGTCACTATGACGATGTTAATCTGTACGCACGAATCATCGATTCGTCGCTACAGTGAACCAATCAGCGGTGTGCGAGTGATATGCTGTTCACCGTTGAACACTTTCGGGCCGCGCAGGTGAATGGCCTCGTCTGTGGCGGCCTCAACGGTGGTGCGTCCTCGGATGTCGATGTGATTTTCAATCAGTACCTCACCGAGAATACGCGCATCGCCTTCAATCAGAATATGATCGTCGAGTAAAATGGGACCGCCGCGCAGCACGGCGTTTCCGCCCACCAGCACGTGATGTTTAAGGACACAGTTGCCTTCCACTCGCGCCTGTTCCGCCACCTGCGAACTGTAGCGCAGGGTGGGGATCGCATCGTCCCCGGTGCCGGCTATTACCTGCGCACGACCGTAGACTTTCGCACAATCGCAAATCCAGACGTTATTTTCGTCGTTACCTTCAATCAGCGCGTCATCAAAAACTTCGGCCCGATGCTCAATAAACGCGTAGCTGACGATGGCGTCGCCATAGATTTGCGCCTGGTGGACAATGCGTGAATTGATAACCGTGGCGCGGTCATAAACTTGCAGGATCCGATCGCGCTCGACGGTGAGTCCGCGCGCCGCGACAATCTCTGATTGTTGCAGAATCCGCGCGTCGCCAAAGAGGTGGCAGTCGCCGCGAACCGTGGATGACTGAATCGTGACGTTGTCACTGATTCTGGCACCGTGGCTGAGCTCCGCATGGTCTATCCAGACGTTATCGCCAAGGCTGACGTTGTCGCGTAGCAGGCAGGGCTGGGTGATACGCGCATTGCCCGAAATTATACAGCCGGCAAAGGCCAGCGTGTTTTCGTCGTAAATCCAACAATCTCCGGTATGGGCCAGCACGCTTTCATCATCAATCCAGCCGCCAGCGTCACCGGTTTTCACATCATTAAAGTCAACGAGTGCGATAATCTGGCGTAGTAATACGCTCTTTTTATTGCCATTATCCAGGTAACTGAACGCGCGCGGTTCGTCGCTGAGTCGGTATTTACGCATGAAGGCATTCCGTTTAGTCGCTTACTATAACCGTAGCAAATTCTGCGACGCTGGCTAACGCGGATAAAATTCCATAAAATGCATTTAAAATATACTTTATAAATTAAACAAAATGAGCAACAACAAGAGTAGCGATCGCGTCCTGAATCTTCCCGCCGGTTACTTCGGCATGGTCCTTGGGACGATTGGAATGGGCTTTGCCTGGCGCTATGCCAGCCAGATCTGGTCGGTCAGCCACTGGTTCGGCGACGGTCTGGTGATGCTGGCGATGGTGATATGGGGACTGCTGACGCTGGCGTTTATCACGCGTCTGATCCGCCTTCCGCACAGCGTGATCGCCGAGATTCGCCATCCGGTGATGAGCAGTTTTGTCAGCCTGTTTCCGGCCACCACGATGCTGGTGGCGATTGGTTTTGTTCCGTGGTGTCGTCCGCTGGCGATTGGCCTGTTTAGCGTCGGGGTCGTCATTCAACTGGTTTACGCAGCATGGCAGACCGCCGGGCTGTGGCGCGGCTCGCACCCACAAGAGGCAACAACGCCAGGACTCTATTTACCCACGGTCGCTAACAACTTCATCAGCGCGATGGCCTGCGGCGCATTAGGCTATACCGATGCCGGACTGGTCTTTTTAGGGGCGGGCGTTTTTTCCTGGCTGAGCCTGGAGCCGGTTATCTTGCAGCGTCTGCGCAGCGCCGGCGAATTGCCCACCGCTATGCGGACTTCGCTGGGGATCCAGCTTGCGCCTGCGCTGGTGGCCTGTAGCGCCTGGCTGAGCGTCAACGGCGGTGAGGGCGATACGCTGGCAAAAATGTTATTTGGCTACGGCCTGCTGCAACTCCTGTTTATGCTGCGCCTGATGCCCTGGTATCTGTCGCAGCCGTTTAACGCCTCATTCTGGAGTTTCTCGTTCGGCGTGTCGGCCCTGGCGACCACCGGACTGCATCTTGGCCACGCCAGTCCCGCTGGCTTTTTTCACACGCTGGCGGTGCCGTTGTTCATCTTTACTAATGTTATCATCGCATTATTGTTGGTACGCACGTTCGCACTACTGATGCAGGGAAAACTGCTCATTCGCACAGAACGTGCGGCATTACTGAAATCTGAGGATAAAAAATGACCCTTCGTGATGAAAATTACTTCACTGAAAAATATGACTTAACCCGTACTCACTCTGACGTTCTGGAGGCGGTGAAGGTCGTCAAACCGGGAAAAACGCTGGATTTAGGCTGTGGCAATGGCCGTAACAGTCTGTATCTGGCGGCGAGGGGTTATGACGTGACCGCGTGGGATAAAAACCCGATGAGTATCGCCAACGTCGAACGTATCAAAGCGGCAGAAGGGCTGGACAATCTCCAGGCGAAAGTGGTGGATCTCAACGCCCTGACGTTTGAAGGCGAATATGATTTTATTCTCTCCACCGTGGTACTGATGTTCCTGGAAGCCAAAACGATTCCGGGTTTAATCGACAATATGCAGCGTTGCACCAAACCGGGCGGTTATAACCTGATTGTTGCCGCCATGGATACCGCTGATTTTCCGTGCACGGTAGGATTCCCGTTTGCTTTTAAAGAAGGGGAACTGCGTCGTTATTACGAAGGCTGGGAATTACTGAAATATAATGAAGATGTTGGCGAACTGCATCGTACTGATGCCAACGGCAACCGAATTAAACTGCGCTTCGCCACGCTGCTGGCGCGTAAAATGGCCTAAGCGAAAGCGCCGCTAACCTCCTCAGCGCCCAGCATTTTTCCTAAATATGGGCGCTCTGAAATAAATTGTGCTGTGGTTACCATTTTTAGTCCAACGCAGATGATTTCCCTTTGCTACTATTTCAATTGCATATCTGCATATTCTAAGGGATCGTTTCATGCGTACTCATACTTTATTTAAAGTTGCAGTGCTTACTGGTTTACTGGCCTTATCCGGCTGTGCATCAAAAGTCACACAGCCAGATAAATATTCTGGTTTTTTAAAAGACTACTCTGGTCTTAAGGAAACAAAATCCGCCACCGGGCATCCGGTGTTACGTTGGGTCGATCCCGGCTATAGCGAAACCAAATATGACAACATTGTCTGGAATCCAATAACCTATTATCCGGTACCAAAACCGACCACTCAGGTCGGCCAGAAGGTGCTCGATCAGCTGTTGAC
It encodes:
- the tehA gene encoding dicarboxylate transporter/tellurite-resistance protein TehA, whose amino-acid sequence is MSNNKSSDRVLNLPAGYFGMVLGTIGMGFAWRYASQIWSVSHWFGDGLVMLAMVIWGLLTLAFITRLIRLPHSVIAEIRHPVMSSFVSLFPATTMLVAIGFVPWCRPLAIGLFSVGVVIQLVYAAWQTAGLWRGSHPQEATTPGLYLPTVANNFISAMACGALGYTDAGLVFLGAGVFSWLSLEPVILQRLRSAGELPTAMRTSLGIQLAPALVACSAWLSVNGGEGDTLAKMLFGYGLLQLLFMLRLMPWYLSQPFNASFWSFSFGVSALATTGLHLGHASPAGFFHTLAVPLFIFTNVIIALLLVRTFALLMQGKLLIRTERAALLKSEDKK
- the tehB gene encoding tellurite resistance methyltransferase TehB, with translation MTLRDENYFTEKYDLTRTHSDVLEAVKVVKPGKTLDLGCGNGRNSLYLAARGYDVTAWDKNPMSIANVERIKAAEGLDNLQAKVVDLNALTFEGEYDFILSTVVLMFLEAKTIPGLIDNMQRCTKPGGYNLIVAAMDTADFPCTVGFPFAFKEGELRRYYEGWELLKYNEDVGELHRTDANGNRIKLRFATLLARKMA